One part of the bacterium genome encodes these proteins:
- the larB gene encoding nickel pincer cofactor biosynthesis protein LarB, with protein MDREKIKKLLIDFKEGKITEEKFIEKLKYFPYLDINFAKIDTHRSLKFGFPEVVFGQNKSYQHLKEIISKIKKIHSNVIITRVEEKIANKLKKDFPEIIYFKEAKILTFKKEKRKKDGYVCVVTAGTADIPVAEESAITLEILGIKTERIYDAGVAGLHRLLDKIEILNKARCLIVVAGMEGALPSVVGGLVGKPVVAVPTSVGYGINLNGIAPLLTMLNSCSPNVVVVNINNGFGAAFFTYLSFFLNK; from the coding sequence ATGGATAGAGAAAAGATAAAAAAATTACTGATTGATTTCAAAGAGGGAAAAATCACAGAAGAAAAATTTATAGAAAAATTAAAATATTTTCCCTATCTGGATATAAATTTTGCAAAAATTGATACCCACAGGTCTTTAAAATTTGGTTTTCCAGAAGTTGTTTTTGGACAGAATAAGTCATACCAGCACCTTAAAGAGATTATTTCAAAAATAAAGAAAATTCATTCAAATGTTATTATTACAAGGGTTGAAGAAAAAATAGCAAATAAACTGAAAAAGGATTTTCCAGAGATTATTTATTTTAAAGAAGCAAAAATTTTAACATTTAAGAAGGAAAAAAGAAAAAAAGATGGTTATGTTTGTGTTGTTACTGCTGGAACTGCTGATATACCAGTTGCTGAAGAATCAGCAATCACCCTTGAAATTCTTGGAATAAAAACTGAAAGAATTTATGATGCAGGAGTTGCAGGACTTCACAGATTACTTGATAAAATTGAGATTTTAAACAAAGCAAGATGTCTCATAGTTGTTGCAGGAATGGAAGGTGCTCTACCGAGTGTAGTTGGAGGGCTTGTTGGAAAACCTGTTGTTGCAGTCCCTACTTCAGTTGGATATGGAATAAATTTAAATGGAATTGCTCCGCTTTTGACAATGCTTAACAGTTGTTCACCAAATGTGGTTGTTGTTAATATAAATAATGGTTTCGGTGCCGCTTTTTTTACTTATCTATCCTTCTTTTTAAATAAATAG
- a CDS encoding zinc metalloprotease HtpX has protein sequence MANRIKTYFLLGILTVILVWIGGFFGREGLIIALIFAFFLNWFSYFFSDKIVLAMYRAREIKENEEPYLHSLVAQLAQTAGIPKPKVYIINSSTPNAFATGRNPGNAVVALTTGIMELLDENELKGVISHELTHIKNRDILVATVAATIAGAITFLARMLQYMAFFGSMDSDDRRGGNIFTLFALLLFAVLAPIAALIIQLAISRSREYLADEGGAKISGNPLYLANALRKLSYGVKRNPMRTANPATSHLFIVNPFSGSNLFALFSTHPPIEERIKRLERMVF, from the coding sequence ATGGCTAATAGAATAAAAACATACTTTTTATTAGGTATCTTAACCGTTATTCTTGTCTGGATTGGTGGTTTTTTCGGAAGGGAAGGACTTATAATTGCTCTGATTTTTGCTTTTTTTCTTAACTGGTTTTCTTATTTTTTCAGCGATAAAATTGTTCTTGCAATGTATAGAGCAAGAGAAATAAAAGAAAATGAAGAACCATATTTACATTCTTTAGTTGCACAACTTGCTCAAACAGCAGGGATTCCAAAACCAAAAGTTTACATCATAAATTCATCAACTCCAAATGCTTTTGCAACAGGAAGAAATCCAGGTAATGCAGTAGTTGCTTTAACAACAGGAATAATGGAACTTCTTGATGAAAATGAACTGAAAGGAGTTATTTCACATGAATTAACACATATAAAAAACAGAGATATACTTGTTGCAACAGTGGCAGCAACTATAGCAGGAGCAATAACTTTTCTTGCGAGGATGCTTCAATATATGGCATTTTTTGGTTCAATGGATAGTGATGACAGAAGGGGAGGGAATATTTTTACACTTTTTGCCCTTTTGCTTTTTGCAGTTTTAGCACCAATTGCTGCTTTAATAATTCAACTTGCAATTTCCCGCTCAAGAGAATATCTTGCAGATGAAGGTGGAGCAAAAATTTCAGGTAATCCTTTATATCTTGCAAATGCTTTAAGGAAATTGTCTTATGGAGTAAAAAGAAATCCAATGAGGACAGCAAACCCTGCAACAAGTCATCTTTTTATTGTTAATCCTTTTTCTGGAAGTAATTTATTTGCTCTATTTTCAACACATCCACCTATAGAGGAAAGAATTAAACGACTTGAAAGAATGGTATTTTAA